One window of the Wolbachia endosymbiont of Ctenocephalides felis wCfeJ genome contains the following:
- the coaD gene encoding pantetheine-phosphate adenylyltransferase: MSINNRIGIYPGTFDPITFGHIDIIKRACKLVDKLIIGVAENTNKCTTFDAKLRTSMAKNEITRLGIGADVVSFNGLLMKFAKEQNASVIIRGLRAVSDFDYEFQMSWVNYKLLPEIETIFLPASEDTQFISSSFVKEIARLGEDVSKFAPEGVQKELISLNMNMVRNEE, translated from the coding sequence GTGAGCATTAATAATAGAATAGGTATTTATCCTGGCACATTTGACCCTATAACCTTTGGACATATTGACATAATAAAGAGAGCATGTAAGCTAGTTGATAAGCTAATAATTGGCGTTGCAGAAAATACTAATAAGTGTACTACTTTTGATGCAAAGCTACGCACAAGCATGGCCAAAAACGAAATTACAAGATTAGGAATCGGTGCAGATGTTGTGTCTTTTAATGGATTGTTGATGAAATTTGCCAAAGAGCAAAATGCTTCTGTTATTATTAGAGGACTCAGAGCAGTGTCAGATTTTGATTATGAGTTTCAAATGAGTTGGGTAAATTATAAACTTCTTCCTGAAATTGAGACCATATTTCTTCCTGCCTCTGAAGACACTCAATTTATCTCATCAAGCTTCGTGAAAGAAATAGCAAGATTAGGAGAAGATGTGAGCAAATTCGCGCCAGAGGGCGTTCAGAAAGAATTGATTAGCCTAAATATGAACATGGTAAGAAATGAAGAATAA
- the cydB gene encoding cytochrome d ubiquinol oxidase subunit II produces the protein MFDFSSLINLPLIWGLLIAIAVLFYVLMDGFDLGVGILLPFAPSDKCRDHMINSIAPFWDGNETWLVLGGAGLFAAFPLAYSILMPAFYIPIIIMLLGLIMRGISFEFYFKAEGKSRLLWKYAFHYGSLSAAFCQGMILGAFIHGVKVTGRNFSGGQFDWASAFSVMTGIAIVFGYALLGSTWLIMKTEDITQKWARKVASYTLSFVGIFMALVSIVTPFLNEGIKNFWFSVPNFYYLFFVPLLTSLLFFILWLDLQDAKREYRPFFLSIAIFFMGYLGLGISIYPWIIPFHYTILDAAASGPSLSLMLVVTVPLLPLILTYTGYSYYVFRGKSSNEHTY, from the coding sequence ATGTTTGATTTTTCTTCATTAATTAACTTACCATTAATCTGGGGATTACTAATAGCTATAGCTGTTCTGTTTTATGTTTTAATGGATGGGTTTGATTTAGGTGTTGGTATTTTACTTCCTTTTGCCCCGTCAGATAAATGTCGTGATCATATGATAAATTCAATCGCACCATTTTGGGATGGAAATGAAACATGGTTGGTGCTAGGTGGTGCGGGATTATTTGCTGCTTTTCCTCTCGCATATTCAATATTAATGCCTGCTTTTTACATCCCTATAATTATTATGCTACTTGGCCTTATCATGCGTGGTATATCTTTTGAGTTTTATTTTAAGGCAGAAGGAAAATCTAGACTATTGTGGAAATATGCTTTTCATTATGGATCGCTTAGCGCTGCATTTTGTCAGGGCATGATTTTAGGTGCATTTATACATGGTGTAAAAGTAACCGGACGCAACTTTTCTGGCGGCCAATTTGATTGGGCGAGCGCTTTTAGTGTAATGACAGGCATTGCTATAGTGTTTGGGTATGCGCTTTTAGGTTCTACATGGCTCATAATGAAAACAGAAGATATAACACAGAAATGGGCACGCAAGGTTGCTTCCTATACACTTAGTTTTGTGGGCATTTTCATGGCACTAGTTAGTATAGTGACCCCATTTTTAAATGAGGGTATTAAAAACTTTTGGTTTAGTGTACCGAATTTTTATTATTTATTTTTTGTTCCACTACTAACATCTTTGCTATTTTTCATATTGTGGCTTGATCTCCAGGATGCTAAACGGGAGTACCGTCCATTTTTTCTCAGTATTGCTATTTTTTTTATGGGGTATTTAGGCTTAGGAATTAGTATCTATCCATGGATTATACCCTTTCACTATACTATTCTTGATGCGGCTGCTTCTGGGCCAAGTTTATCTTTGATGTTGGTTGTTACGGTACCACTTTTACCGCTTATTTTAACTTACACTGGGTATTCCTATTATGTTTTTCGTGGAAAATCAAGTAATGAACACACATATTAA
- a CDS encoding HAD family hydrolase encodes MNSLLLFDIDGTLLQHNKHETNYWTTALSEMFQIKPIYSNWSNYKNKIDTAIFQEIFESNFKRSPNVVELDSFKNNILSRFKKDLSHNPKIFREVHGASIFLNKLIRIKNMKAGIATGNWMEIAKLKLLSLNVSWGSGFIGGFSENGATRGDIIKYTIDKFKKCYGEFNKIIYVGDAEWDYKAAKYCGIDFIGITTDNNFDKFLKSGVKKERLFTSFNMSLENYIAGLV; translated from the coding sequence ATGAATTCTCTTTTATTATTTGACATTGACGGAACCCTTTTACAGCATAATAAGCATGAAACCAACTATTGGACAACAGCTCTCAGTGAAATGTTTCAAATTAAACCTATTTATTCAAATTGGTCCAACTACAAAAATAAAATAGACACAGCAATATTCCAAGAAATTTTCGAATCAAATTTTAAAAGGTCACCAAATGTAGTTGAACTAGATAGCTTTAAGAATAATATTCTTTCACGATTTAAAAAAGATTTAAGCCATAACCCAAAAATATTTCGAGAGGTTCATGGAGCGTCTATTTTCCTCAATAAATTAATCAGAATTAAAAATATGAAGGCAGGTATTGCAACTGGTAATTGGATGGAAATTGCTAAGTTAAAATTGTTATCATTAAATGTAAGTTGGGGTAGTGGATTTATAGGTGGATTTTCGGAAAATGGTGCGACAAGAGGGGATATTATAAAATATACGATTGATAAATTTAAGAAGTGTTACGGAGAATTCAACAAGATCATTTATGTTGGAGACGCAGAATGGGATTATAAGGCAGCAAAATATTGCGGTATAGATTTTATTGGGATTACAACAGATAATAATTTTGATAAGTTCCTCAAGTCTGGAGTCAAAAAAGAAAGGCTGTTTACATCCTTTAATATGTCTTTAGAAAACTATATTGCTGGATTAGTGTGA
- the frr gene encoding ribosome recycling factor, translating into MLNEVKTKTKERMLKTIQSFHNDIKGIRTGRASASLLDGIVVNIYGGHQKLNQVAGVSVTDNKTLSIKVWDISVVGEVKNAILNANLNLNPAVEGNTIRITLPDLTQETRERLVKLLHQFAENARVAVRNIRRDIMEEIEKMQENKEISEDDFHSAKKEIQSITDDNIKKIDSELSIKEKDILNH; encoded by the coding sequence ATGTTGAATGAAGTAAAAACTAAAACGAAAGAAAGGATGCTAAAAACTATTCAGTCCTTTCATAATGATATTAAAGGTATACGTACCGGTAGAGCCAGTGCGTCATTACTCGACGGCATAGTTGTAAACATCTATGGTGGACATCAAAAGTTAAATCAGGTTGCAGGTGTTTCAGTCACGGACAATAAAACCTTATCAATCAAGGTTTGGGACATTAGTGTTGTAGGTGAAGTAAAAAATGCTATACTGAATGCTAATCTAAATTTAAATCCTGCTGTCGAGGGTAACACTATACGTATCACTCTTCCAGATCTAACACAGGAAACCCGTGAAAGATTAGTGAAATTGTTGCACCAGTTCGCTGAAAATGCGCGGGTCGCTGTTAGAAATATACGCAGAGATATTATGGAAGAGATAGAGAAAATGCAGGAAAACAAAGAAATCTCAGAAGATGATTTTCATAGTGCTAAAAAGGAGATACAAAGCATTACTGATGATAATATCAAAAAGATTGATAGCGAGTTATCTATTAAAGAGAAAGATATACTGAATCACTAA
- a CDS encoding zinc-finger domain-containing protein: MQEVRVNKRKVCCHGDGGNDGSGHPLIYLDMGEEEEIACPYCEKTFIHDCTVEAVKEEVMSKDEL, encoded by the coding sequence ATGCAAGAAGTGAGGGTTAATAAAAGAAAAGTTTGTTGTCATGGGGATGGAGGCAATGATGGTTCTGGTCACCCACTAATATACTTAGACATGGGGGAAGAAGAGGAAATAGCCTGTCCCTATTGTGAAAAGACGTTTATCCATGACTGTACTGTAGAAGCAGTTAAAGAGGAAGTAATGTCTAAGGATGAGCTTTAA
- a CDS encoding phosphatidate cytidylyltransferase has product MVDNNFIIRVLSSIVILLIFSLATYFSDLSFYLLIFSIAVLSSFEWYNLTQGNRILYVFALLLIALPNASLIYLYNLPQGKYTLVWLILTIWSIDITAYLFGKSFGGARICPIISPGKTWSGLFGAILAGTVCTIFGSVFLGLFPIFYSPIIGFAIAVLAQLGDFTESLIKRVYNVKDSGGIIPGHGGILDRMDSFIFTAPLIAIYIS; this is encoded by the coding sequence ATGGTAGATAATAATTTTATAATTAGAGTACTGTCTTCAATAGTAATATTGCTTATATTCTCTCTTGCTACATATTTCAGTGATTTGTCATTTTACCTATTAATTTTTTCGATAGCAGTTCTATCTTCCTTTGAATGGTACAACCTAACTCAGGGGAACAGAATCTTATATGTTTTTGCGTTGTTATTGATTGCGCTACCGAATGCTTCATTGATATACCTATATAATCTACCACAGGGAAAGTACACATTAGTATGGCTCATCTTAACCATTTGGAGTATCGATATTACTGCTTACCTGTTCGGCAAGAGTTTTGGCGGAGCTAGAATTTGCCCAATTATTAGTCCTGGCAAAACCTGGTCAGGACTTTTTGGTGCAATTTTAGCTGGAACAGTATGTACGATTTTTGGATCGGTATTTTTAGGCCTATTTCCAATTTTTTATTCTCCGATAATTGGCTTTGCAATTGCTGTTCTAGCGCAACTTGGCGATTTTACTGAATCACTCATCAAGAGAGTTTATAATGTTAAAGATAGTGGAGGTATAATACCTGGCCATGGAGGAATACTCGACCGTATGGACAGCTTCATTTTTACTGCTCCCCTTATTGCTATTTATATAAGTTAA
- a CDS encoding cytochrome ubiquinol oxidase subunit I, which produces MFEFDPLLLARVQFAFTISFHIIFPAFTIGLASFLAFLEWRWLRTDNTHFRDVYRFWVKIFAVAFGMGVVSGVVLSYQIGTNWSVFSDRVANVLGPLFCFEILTAFFLEASFLGIMLFGWNRVSPRMHFVSTCIVAVGTLISAFWILAANSWMQTPAGFSVGEDGLLYPTNWLEVIFNPSFPYRFVHMVTAAYLTTAFVVGGVGAFYLWKKRHVPQAKIMLSMATFMVALTAPFQLLVGDIHGLNTLKHQPAKIAAMEGIWKTEKGGGLRLFAYPDQQNEINHYEIKVPNLASLILTHDFLGEVKGLKEWKKEDRPPVVWVFWSFRAMVGIGFLMIMIGLISAIQYFRGRLFQSCFLHGWWMLMMPSGFIALLAGWFTTEIGRQPYTVYGILRTIESFSPAITGPQVAWSLIAFIVMYIHIFGASSYYILKLIYKGIPVIKEEEQFYKHGIGASVIEAGTSEKSSDHV; this is translated from the coding sequence ATGTTTGAATTTGATCCTTTACTGCTAGCTCGGGTTCAATTTGCTTTTACAATAAGCTTTCATATTATATTTCCTGCTTTCACAATCGGACTTGCGAGTTTTTTAGCCTTTTTAGAATGGCGTTGGCTTAGGACTGATAATACGCATTTTCGTGATGTTTATAGATTCTGGGTCAAGATTTTTGCCGTTGCTTTTGGCATGGGAGTAGTATCTGGAGTTGTTCTATCTTATCAAATTGGCACTAACTGGTCGGTCTTTTCTGATCGTGTAGCTAATGTTCTTGGTCCTCTATTTTGCTTTGAAATTTTAACAGCTTTCTTTCTAGAGGCATCTTTTTTGGGCATTATGCTGTTTGGATGGAATAGGGTAAGTCCTCGTATGCACTTTGTTTCTACTTGTATTGTTGCAGTGGGGACACTTATTTCAGCTTTCTGGATTCTTGCAGCCAATAGTTGGATGCAAACACCTGCTGGATTCTCAGTTGGCGAGGATGGACTTCTATACCCAACCAATTGGCTAGAAGTTATTTTTAATCCTTCTTTTCCTTATCGTTTTGTTCATATGGTAACAGCAGCCTACCTTACAACAGCGTTTGTGGTGGGCGGTGTAGGGGCATTTTATCTTTGGAAAAAGCGACATGTTCCTCAAGCAAAAATCATGCTTAGTATGGCAACTTTTATGGTGGCTTTGACTGCGCCGTTTCAGCTGCTTGTGGGAGACATACATGGACTCAATACATTAAAGCATCAACCTGCTAAAATTGCTGCAATGGAAGGTATATGGAAAACCGAGAAGGGTGGTGGTCTGCGTTTGTTTGCTTATCCGGATCAACAGAATGAAATTAATCACTATGAGATAAAAGTTCCTAATCTTGCCAGCTTAATTTTAACACATGATTTTTTAGGAGAAGTAAAAGGGTTAAAAGAATGGAAAAAGGAGGATAGACCACCTGTAGTATGGGTGTTTTGGTCCTTTCGTGCAATGGTTGGAATCGGATTCTTAATGATTATGATTGGGTTAATTAGTGCTATACAATATTTTCGTGGCAGATTATTCCAAAGTTGTTTTCTGCATGGATGGTGGATGTTAATGATGCCTTCTGGATTTATAGCATTACTTGCGGGCTGGTTTACTACTGAAATTGGTCGTCAACCTTACACTGTATATGGAATTCTACGTACAATCGAATCATTTTCACCTGCAATTACTGGTCCTCAGGTTGCATGGTCTTTAATTGCATTTATTGTTATGTATATCCATATATTTGGAGCAAGCAGTTATTATATTTTAAAGCTGATATACAAAGGAATTCCTGTCATTAAAGAAGAAGAGCAATTTTATAAACACGGTATTGGAGCTTCAGTAATTGAAGCCGGTACATCTGAAAAGAGCAGTGATCATGTTTGA
- the tsf gene encoding translation elongation factor Ts produces the protein MKMNLDSVRELRDRTGLGLSDCKKALEECNGDIKKAIDKLRTIGLAKADKKVDRVTSDGLIAMHLNENCGILVELNCETDFVARNERFIELISNLVSVAYRERCTSIDELKNAKYEDVGTVQEAIMNGTSVLGEKLELSKLCCLEAKDGVVAGYVHGDMCNLGKIGALVALQSSGDKSKLQEIGKQIAMHIVAMKPEALSIDDLDQAKLSNERSIIEEQVKSLNKPEEVTRKIVDGRMTKYYEEVVLLEQKFIRDDKMKVSDFIKLSESSVNSPIKLSDYKLLILGN, from the coding sequence ATGAAGATGAATCTAGATAGTGTAAGAGAACTACGTGATAGGACAGGACTTGGTTTGAGTGATTGTAAGAAAGCGTTAGAAGAGTGTAATGGTGATATTAAAAAAGCCATTGACAAGTTACGCACGATAGGGCTTGCTAAAGCTGATAAAAAGGTTGACAGGGTAACTTCAGATGGGCTAATTGCTATGCATTTGAATGAAAATTGTGGTATATTGGTTGAGCTCAATTGTGAAACTGACTTTGTTGCAAGAAATGAAAGATTTATAGAATTAATCTCAAATTTAGTATCAGTTGCTTATCGAGAACGCTGTACTAGTATTGATGAATTAAAAAATGCTAAGTATGAAGATGTTGGTACAGTGCAGGAAGCTATTATGAATGGTACATCGGTCCTTGGTGAAAAATTAGAGCTAAGCAAGCTTTGTTGCCTAGAAGCTAAAGATGGAGTTGTTGCTGGCTATGTGCATGGTGATATGTGTAACTTAGGTAAAATTGGAGCTTTAGTTGCGTTGCAATCATCAGGTGATAAGTCAAAGTTACAGGAGATCGGTAAGCAAATAGCAATGCACATAGTTGCTATGAAGCCTGAAGCTCTCTCTATAGATGACTTAGATCAAGCAAAACTAAGCAATGAACGTTCTATAATTGAAGAACAGGTAAAAAGCTTAAATAAACCCGAAGAAGTCACAAGAAAAATAGTAGATGGCCGAATGACCAAGTATTATGAAGAAGTTGTTTTACTGGAGCAGAAATTTATCAGAGATGATAAGATGAAAGTTTCTGATTTCATAAAGTTAAGTGAGTCGAGTGTAAATTCTCCTATTAAATTGTCTGATTATAAGTTACTTATTTTGGGTAATTAA
- a CDS encoding exodeoxyribonuclease III codes for MLKIATWNVNSIRKRVNQIYNFIVDSQIDIILLQEIKCTEEQFPYEEVEKLRYKCAVYGQVARNGVCVLSKYPILEQFKIDIVEGYQEARYIECLIKQDNQNVRVVSVYVPNGQSPDSHTFAYKLKFFDNLHERMGSLLKNEELTIVAGDYNVAPDEIDVFDPILLNGQVCFHIKEREKLRAILNLGFKDAFRISHPSLQQFTWWHYQGNSLRNNQGMRIDYMLLSPQAADRLEACYIDDRLRKLENPSDHTPVVCVME; via the coding sequence ATGTTAAAAATTGCAACTTGGAATGTGAATTCTATACGCAAGAGGGTTAACCAAATTTATAATTTTATAGTCGATAGTCAAATAGATATAATTCTACTGCAAGAGATAAAATGCACAGAAGAGCAGTTTCCTTATGAAGAGGTAGAAAAGTTGAGGTACAAGTGTGCTGTCTATGGTCAAGTTGCAAGAAATGGTGTTTGTGTTTTATCTAAATATCCGATACTAGAGCAATTTAAAATCGACATTGTAGAAGGTTACCAAGAAGCACGTTATATAGAATGTTTAATCAAGCAAGATAATCAGAATGTAAGAGTAGTGAGTGTATACGTTCCAAATGGTCAGAGTCCGGACTCTCACACGTTTGCATATAAACTCAAGTTTTTTGATAACCTACATGAAAGAATGGGCAGTTTATTGAAAAATGAGGAGTTAACTATCGTAGCTGGTGATTATAATGTTGCGCCAGATGAAATTGATGTTTTTGACCCAATTTTATTAAATGGTCAAGTGTGCTTTCATATAAAAGAACGTGAGAAGCTAAGAGCAATTTTGAATCTTGGATTTAAAGACGCATTTAGAATATCTCATCCGAGTTTACAGCAATTTACTTGGTGGCACTACCAAGGTAATTCACTCCGAAATAACCAAGGAATGCGAATAGATTATATGCTGTTATCACCGCAAGCTGCTGACAGGTTAGAAGCATGCTACATAGATGACAGGTTGCGTAAGTTAGAAAATCCCTCTGATCATACGCCTGTTGTATGTGTTATGGAATAA
- a CDS encoding gamma-glutamyl-gamma-aminobutyrate hydrolase family protein (Members of this family of hydrolases with an active site Cys residue belong to MEROPS family C26.) codes for MLYKCYSKIFNILLSAVLLFSSITYAGTSENLRSINSDVVVGLLKTEEETYPHEVGLSQNIYEMFNNWGVKTVLIDYNKIISLKKIQEESLNLAKQDEILARKLTLDRIKVEVARFIKEHKINRIFIPGNYYNLHSEPFPPTPCRQLVTEAIVKIVDDNPAIHLLGICGGLQGIMNAKGIEVVSVANLVSDEEKQRSHLKSAPNPQQEGIPLQQIKIVPSSRLAEVVAKFLPPDENGWFSTCFPDAHSGAVSNMPENRKKLELLGYKVAAFSNDGVIEAIEDRHGNIYFQSHPEALAVKSDKNLYLSNHKARQISTLVAIAIINDFLYRT; via the coding sequence ATGTTATATAAATGCTATAGTAAAATATTTAATATCTTATTAAGTGCAGTACTGTTGTTTAGTAGTATTACTTATGCAGGCACTAGTGAAAATTTGCGTTCAATAAATAGTGACGTAGTTGTTGGTTTATTGAAAACAGAAGAAGAAACATATCCACATGAGGTTGGCTTATCTCAAAATATCTATGAGATGTTTAATAATTGGGGAGTCAAAACTGTACTCATTGATTATAATAAGATAATTAGCCTTAAAAAAATTCAGGAAGAGTCACTTAATCTTGCAAAACAAGACGAAATATTGGCAAGAAAGTTGACATTAGACAGAATAAAAGTTGAAGTTGCAAGGTTTATCAAAGAGCACAAAATAAATAGAATATTCATTCCAGGGAATTACTATAATTTACACTCAGAACCTTTTCCTCCTACTCCTTGTCGTCAGCTTGTTACTGAAGCAATTGTGAAAATAGTGGATGATAATCCTGCAATTCATTTACTTGGCATATGCGGCGGTTTACAAGGCATCATGAATGCAAAAGGAATTGAAGTAGTGAGTGTAGCGAATCTCGTAAGCGATGAAGAGAAACAAAGATCCCATTTAAAATCAGCACCTAATCCACAGCAAGAGGGTATACCTCTCCAGCAGATAAAGATAGTTCCAAGCAGTCGTTTAGCAGAAGTGGTGGCTAAATTTTTACCACCTGATGAAAATGGGTGGTTTTCAACATGCTTTCCAGATGCTCATTCAGGAGCAGTAAGTAATATGCCAGAAAACAGAAAGAAATTGGAGTTGCTTGGATACAAAGTTGCAGCATTTTCCAATGATGGGGTAATAGAGGCCATTGAAGATAGGCACGGTAATATTTACTTTCAAAGTCATCCAGAAGCGCTTGCTGTAAAATCGGATAAAAATCTCTATTTATCCAATCACAAAGCACGTCAGATTTCAACGTTGGTTGCTATAGCTATTATAAATGATTTTCTCTATCGTACTTAG
- the pyrH gene encoding UMP kinase, with product MTAAADEESKVKYSRVLFKISGEALMGSRPCGHDMETIDQLCKGIADVHKLGVQVCIVVGGGNIFRGASASLSGCERAGSDYIGMLATIINALILQNFLEKNLVDSRVLSAIPMATVCEPYIRRKAIRHLEKGRVVIFAAGTGNPFFTTDTAAALRAVETNCDVILKGTQVNGVYSADPEKNEDAVMYDRLSYMDLLTRDLKVMDASAVSLARENSIPIIVFSLKGEKIVNIIKGLGTYTIVSDCK from the coding sequence ATGACTGCCGCAGCAGATGAAGAAAGTAAAGTAAAATACTCCAGAGTGTTGTTTAAAATCTCTGGTGAAGCCCTGATGGGGTCACGACCTTGTGGTCATGATATGGAAACTATAGATCAACTATGCAAAGGCATAGCAGATGTTCACAAGCTCGGGGTTCAGGTATGTATTGTTGTTGGTGGTGGTAACATCTTTCGTGGTGCATCTGCATCTTTAAGTGGCTGTGAAAGGGCGGGCAGTGATTATATTGGCATGCTTGCAACTATAATCAATGCTTTAATTTTGCAAAACTTTTTAGAAAAAAATTTAGTAGACTCTAGGGTGCTTTCCGCAATACCTATGGCCACTGTATGCGAGCCTTATATAAGGAGGAAAGCTATTCGTCATTTAGAAAAAGGTAGAGTGGTAATCTTTGCAGCGGGTACGGGTAATCCATTTTTTACTACAGATACAGCAGCAGCTCTACGTGCTGTTGAAACGAATTGTGATGTTATTCTGAAAGGTACACAAGTAAATGGTGTATATTCCGCTGATCCGGAAAAAAATGAAGATGCTGTAATGTATGATAGGCTCTCTTATATGGATCTGTTAACGCGTGATTTAAAAGTTATGGATGCGTCAGCCGTCTCTCTTGCACGTGAGAACTCTATTCCGATCATAGTTTTTTCTTTGAAAGGGGAAAAAATAGTCAATATTATTAAGGGTCTCGGTACTTATACTATAGTTTCAGATTGTAAATGA
- the rpsB gene encoding 30S ribosomal protein S2 has translation MVNLPEVTIRDLAGSGVHFGHKISRWNAKMAPYIYGVHQENRIHIIDLRKTLPLLQVAMKALCDVASQGGRILFVGTKFQAMDIVASEAVRCGQYYVNYRWLGGMLTNWGTVSSSIKTLIQYEKVLSDENSALTKKELGNIEKKRQNLDKVLGGIREMGAVPDILFVIDTNKEHIAVKEAKKLGIPIVAVLDTNSDPDDITYPIPGNDDSRKSIELYCRLAADFILAGVESSLAKSGVKVGDIKGDEFIQEKGDGIVQTKRGHNRVHKEDEKEVVTNEDESR, from the coding sequence ATGGTAAACTTGCCTGAGGTCACTATACGTGATTTAGCTGGATCTGGTGTGCATTTTGGTCATAAGATTAGCCGATGGAATGCAAAAATGGCTCCATACATATATGGGGTACATCAAGAGAATCGCATACATATAATTGATTTGCGAAAGACATTACCGCTGCTGCAGGTAGCAATGAAAGCTTTATGTGACGTTGCATCTCAAGGTGGTCGTATTTTGTTTGTTGGCACGAAATTCCAGGCTATGGATATTGTTGCAAGTGAGGCAGTTCGTTGTGGTCAATATTACGTAAATTATCGATGGCTCGGTGGTATGCTCACTAACTGGGGAACTGTTTCTTCTTCGATAAAAACTCTAATCCAATATGAGAAAGTTCTGAGTGATGAAAATAGCGCTTTAACGAAGAAAGAATTAGGAAATATTGAAAAGAAAAGGCAAAACCTTGATAAGGTACTAGGTGGCATTAGAGAAATGGGAGCAGTTCCGGATATTTTATTCGTCATTGATACTAATAAAGAGCACATTGCAGTTAAAGAAGCTAAAAAGCTGGGAATTCCAATAGTTGCAGTACTTGATACTAACTCTGACCCAGATGATATTACTTACCCTATACCAGGGAATGATGACTCAAGAAAATCAATAGAGCTTTATTGCAGGTTAGCTGCTGACTTTATATTAGCTGGAGTAGAATCTAGTTTGGCAAAATCTGGAGTTAAGGTTGGTGATATAAAGGGCGATGAATTTATTCAAGAAAAAGGAGATGGCATTGTGCAAACCAAAAGGGGGCATAATAGGGTTCATAAAGAAGACGAAAAGGAGGTAGTAACGAATGAAGATGAATCTAGATAG
- the uppS gene encoding polyprenyl diphosphate synthase: MLNFESLPKHLAIIMDGNGRWASKQGKIKIDGYRKGSEVAYDIARYCITLTIPYLTLYAFSMENWLRPREETDHLFDLFYSVLTDEDKVNFICNYNIKLNFIGNLSLLPQKVLDQIKKAEEMTHKNDGLLLTVAVSYGAKQEIVHAISSILKENIDCVSEDEFEKFLYTKDLPKLDLLIRTGGEKRLSNFLLWQAAYAELYFCDTLWPDFSCQDLSRALEDYIKREKKYGR, from the coding sequence ATGTTAAATTTTGAGTCTCTTCCAAAACATTTAGCAATTATAATGGATGGTAATGGTAGGTGGGCAAGCAAGCAAGGAAAGATAAAGATCGATGGGTATAGAAAGGGTAGTGAAGTTGCATATGACATTGCTAGGTATTGCATAACTTTAACCATACCATATTTAACTTTGTATGCATTTTCCATGGAGAATTGGCTTAGACCTAGAGAAGAAACCGATCATCTATTTGATTTATTTTACTCTGTTCTCACTGATGAAGACAAAGTTAATTTTATTTGCAACTATAATATTAAATTGAACTTTATTGGAAATTTAAGTTTATTGCCCCAAAAAGTACTTGATCAAATAAAAAAAGCAGAAGAGATGACGCACAAGAATGATGGCTTATTGCTTACTGTAGCAGTCAGCTATGGAGCAAAACAAGAAATTGTACATGCTATAAGTAGCATTTTAAAAGAAAATATTGATTGTGTGTCGGAAGACGAATTTGAAAAATTTCTATATACTAAAGATTTGCCAAAATTGGATTTATTGATTCGTACTGGTGGTGAAAAAAGGTTGAGTAACTTTTTATTATGGCAGGCAGCTTATGCCGAATTGTATTTTTGTGATACTTTGTGGCCTGATTTCTCTTGCCAAGACTTGAGTAGAGCATTAGAAGATTATATAAAAAGAGAGAAAAAGTATGGTAGATAA